Part of the Cytophagia bacterium CHB2 genome, TGCAACATTGCAAAAACCTCGCTTCTGATTCCCAAATTCGAAAATAATTCTTTGCCTGTGCTGCGCCAACTTCAAGTAAAACAATAAGGCAAAAGCAAGGTTCACGGGCATAGCTATTGCCTTTGTTAGCGATGACGTATGCCGCTGAAAGTTCATCGATCTTGGTTGAATAAAGTTTTTTCATGTTAGCCTCCGCTCGATCCCGCGAAAGGAGATGTGTTATGGCGCGCAAAGCGATGCTGATTGATATTACACTGTGTGTTGGTTGCGGTTTGTGCCGGGATGCCTGCAAAGAACAAAACGGCTTGCCCGAAGGCGAAGAAGTGAAGCTGAACGCCAATGCCTATACCGTGGTGCAGGATTATGGCAATGACACGTATGTGCGGCGTTTGTGCATGCATTGCGAGGAGCCCACGTGCGCCTCGGTGTGCCCGGTCGGCGCATTTACCAAAACCGAATTTGGGCCGGTGCTGTACGACGAAAGCAAGTGCATCGGCTGCCGTTACTGCATGCAAGCCTGCCCGTTTCAAGTGCCGACCTACACCTGGAACCGAACCGCGCCGCGCGTGCGCAAGTGTATTTTTTGCCATGAACGCCTGGCGCAGGGCCTGCAGACCGCCTGTGCGGAAATCTGCCCGACGGGCGCAACGATTTTCGGCGACCGCGACGAACTGATCGCCGAAGCGCAAAAACGCTTGCGGGACGAACCGGAAAAGTATGTCAATCACATTTACGGCCTGAACGAAGCGGGCGGCACTTCGGTATTTTTCCTGTCGGCCGTGCCCTTCGAAAAACTCGGTTTCCCCAGCAATTTGCCCGATCAGCCGTTGCCGATGTTGACCTGGAACGCGCTTTCGAAAATTCCGAATATCGTGGCCGTGGGCGGCACTGCGCTGTACGGTTTGTGGTGGATCATCAACCGCCGCGACGAAGTCGGCCGGCTGCATGCGAAGTTGAAGGAAATGGAAGAACGCGATAACAGCAAGCCTGCCGGCTGAGATTTCGCCGGTAACTGGCGACCGGGCAATTGCTGTTGGAGGGGAGAATAAGCAAGATATAGAGATGTGATCATGGACCGTCAGTTCAAAACATTGCGCCGCCGGTATGCTCTCACAATAGCGTTTGCAGCCATTTTTGTTTGTTTGATGAATGATCTTCGCGCACAAGACGGCAAATGGCAGTTACTCGCATTTGGCGGGCAGGAAGTGGAGCTGGTGGTCGTCGATCCGCAAGACGACAATATCATCTACGCCGGTTTGTGGCGGGAAACCGATACCACAGCGATTTATAAGAGTTATGACGGTGGCATGACATGGCAGCCGCTGCCGGTCAGAAACCGGCGCGTCACCTCGATTGCCATTGACCCCATCAACACCCGGAACCTTTACGCCGGTTTTTTCAGTGATGGCGCTCTCAAGAGTGAAGATGGCGGCAGCACGTGGTTCGAGATACCCGTGCCCCCGGGATTTGGCTTCACCTATTTTTCAATCGATCCGTTCCGCAGCAACATTGTTTACTGCAACCTCGATCCCGTAGAAGAAGTGCGCACGCTCAAGAGCACCGATCATGGCCTGTCCTGGAAAAACATATCGCCCGCGCAGACGAGCGGAGATCAAGCAACACCGGTCGCGATACATCCTCGCAACAGCGACATACTCTACACCAAAGCGAATCAACTCAACAAGAGTACGGACCAGGGGCAAACGTGGCAACTTATCGGGCAGCCATTCCAAAGCATAAACTTCATCTTACTCAACCCATTCTGTCCGGATACCGTTTATGTTTTTGGCGGAAGTAAGCTATACGTGAGTTTTGACGGAGCGCAGACATGGCACGCCCCGGTTCTTTTACCACATAAAATATGGCAGGCAAGCGTTTCGTCCAAAAACAAGAACATGATTTACGCTGCAGGATGGGTTGCTAAGGGCGGAGCCGGGGGAGTTTTGCGCACGCTTGATGGCGGTTCAAATTGGGAAAACTTCAGCTTGGGCTTGCCAACGGCTTCCGTGTGGTCAATATCCACTAGCCGCGACAGCGATATTCTGTATGCCGCGTCTGACAGCGGCCTTTTTAGGTATCATGTGAGCTCCGCGGTTATGAACAACAAACTGCAGACGCCACGACATTTTATTCTATTTCAAAATCATCCCAATCCCTTCGGACATGGTTCATCTCTTCAGGGAAAATTGAGGACAGTAATCACGTATCAGTTGACCAACGAAAATGTTCTACCAGTTAGCCTGAGAATTTTCGACATCAATGGTCAAGAAGTAAGAGTGTTATACATGGGATTGCAACGGATTGGAAACCATGTGATAGACTGGGATGGCAAAGATCGATTCGGCTACGAAGTTAGTGGAGGCGTTTATATTTATCGATTACATGTCGGACAGCAGAGCGCTAGCAAGAAGATGTTGCTCTTATAAAAAGGAAGCGTAAGATGAAACTGAGTTTTAGAGCAATTCTCATTGTCTGCACGATGCTCTTGGCAGGCGTACCCCGGATTCTACGTGCGCAGTATCCCGTGCTGACCGGAATGCATGAAGGCAAGGAAATCCGGTACTGGGTCGACAAAATCCTGGTGAAGTTTAATGAAGGCCTCTCAGAAGACAGCAGGCAAAAATTTGCGCGCGACTTTGATGCGCGAAT contains:
- a CDS encoding 4Fe-4S dicluster domain-containing protein, with product MLASARSRERRCVMARKAMLIDITLCVGCGLCRDACKEQNGLPEGEEVKLNANAYTVVQDYGNDTYVRRLCMHCEEPTCASVCPVGAFTKTEFGPVLYDESKCIGCRYCMQACPFQVPTYTWNRTAPRVRKCIFCHERLAQGLQTACAEICPTGATIFGDRDELIAEAQKRLRDEPEKYVNHIYGLNEAGGTSVFFLSAVPFEKLGFPSNLPDQPLPMLTWNALSKIPNIVAVGGTALYGLWWIINRRDEVGRLHAKLKEMEERDNSKPAG
- a CDS encoding T9SS type A sorting domain-containing protein, encoding MDRQFKTLRRRYALTIAFAAIFVCLMNDLRAQDGKWQLLAFGGQEVELVVVDPQDDNIIYAGLWRETDTTAIYKSYDGGMTWQPLPVRNRRVTSIAIDPINTRNLYAGFFSDGALKSEDGGSTWFEIPVPPGFGFTYFSIDPFRSNIVYCNLDPVEEVRTLKSTDHGLSWKNISPAQTSGDQATPVAIHPRNSDILYTKANQLNKSTDQGQTWQLIGQPFQSINFILLNPFCPDTVYVFGGSKLYVSFDGAQTWHAPVLLPHKIWQASVSSKNKNMIYAAGWVAKGGAGGVLRTLDGGSNWENFSLGLPTASVWSISTSRDSDILYAASDSGLFRYHVSSAVMNNKLQTPRHFILFQNHPNPFGHGSSLQGKLRTVITYQLTNENVLPVSLRIFDINGQEVRVLYMGLQRIGNHVIDWDGKDRFGYEVSGGVYIYRLHVGQQSASKKMLLL